The Pyrus communis chromosome 2, drPyrComm1.1, whole genome shotgun sequence genome includes a window with the following:
- the LOC137725399 gene encoding ATP-dependent Clp protease proteolytic subunit 4, chloroplastic-like: MDVLSISSPTFLPTPTSKLSHSSRPKPTSYFPTSSPKTPSIKSLSLQTPKPTFATRSQALDGSLLISSAPQTPATAMRGAEGDAMGLLLRERIVFLGSSIDDFVADAIISQLLLLDAQDSKKDIKLFINSTGGSLSATMAIYDVVQLVRADVSTVALGIAASTASIILGGGTKGKRFAMPNTRIMIHQPLGGASGQAIDVEIQAQEVMHNKNNVTQILSNSTGRSFEQVQKDIDRDRYMSPIEAVEYGIIDGVIDGDSIIPLVPVPDKVKPRMSYEEISKDPRKFLTPDVPDDEIY, translated from the exons ATGGACGTTCTCTCAATCTCATCCCCTACGTTCCTCCCCACCCCAACCTCCAAGCTCTCTCACTCCTCCCGCCCCAAACCCACCTCCTACTTCCCCACTTCCTCTCCCAAAACCCCCTCAATCAAATCCCTTTCCCTCCAAACACCAAAACCCACCTTCGCCACCAGGTCCCAGGCGCTCGACGGCTCGCTCCTGATTTCCTCCGCCCCTCAAACGCCGGCCACCGCCATGAGAGGCGCCGAGGGCGACGCCATGGGGCTTTTGCTCAGGGAGAGGATTGTTTTCTTGGGTAGTAGCATTGATGACTTTGTGGCCGACGCTATTATTAGCCAGCTGCTTTTGTTGGATGCCCAGGATTCTAAGAAGGATATCAAGCTCTTTATTAACTCCACCGGCGGCTCTCTCAG TGCTACAATGGCTATCTATGACGTCGTTCAGCTTGTGAGGGCTGATGTCTCCACAGTTGCACTTGGCATTGCAGCATCAACAGCTTCCATAATCCTTGGCGGTGGCACCAAAGGCAAGCGTTTTGCGATGCCTAATACACGGATCATGATTCATCAACCTCTTGGAGGTGCTAGTGGCCAGGCAATAGATGTGGAAATTCAAGCCCAAGAAGTGATGCATAACAAAAACAATGTCACACAAATTCTTTCAAATTCCACAGGCCGTTCATTTGAGCAAGTCCAAAAGGATATTGACAGGGATCGATATATGTCCCCCATAGAAGCAGTTGAATATGGAATAATCGATGGAGTTATCGACGGAGATAGCATTATTCCTCTGGTGCCTGTCCCAGACAAGGTGAAGCCGAGAATGAGTTACGAGGAAATTAGTAAAGATCCAAGAAAATTTTTGACACCAGACGTCCCTGATGACGAGATATACTAG
- the LOC137725754 gene encoding patellin-4-like, with product MTAEETQVAEVVVVPQEEAEKVVCENEKVVEGDDKVKEVDEAESKPKAVEKSSSYKEESNYLSDLKEFEKKALSELKSKLEEAILGNIIFKEKEPKKEEEKKEEKKVAEEEKKEDTAEEGEKTEEAVKTEEEEKNEEKPEEECEKKTEEVAEENEKMAEEGEEAKKPEDGCEVVDKDISLWGVPLFPSKGFEGTDVVLLKFLRAREFKVNEAFEMLKKTLQWRKESKIDSILDEDVCADLSSAAYLNGVDREGHPVCYNIFGVFDNEELYQKTFGNEEKRGQFLRWRLQLMEKSVQKLDLRPGGVTSLLQINDLKNSPGPVKKELRIATKQAVGLLQDNYPELVAKNIFINVPFWYYALNALLSPFLTQRTKSKFVVARPAKVTETLLKYIPAQEIPAQYGGFKRDNDKEFSAEDGAVSELILRAGSTGTIQIDVAEVGSTLVWDLTVLGWEVNYKEEFVPTDEGSYTIIVQKKKKMGSNEGPIRNTFRSNEPGKVVLTIENNSSKKKRVLYRYKANKCSTF from the exons ATGACTGCGGAGGAGACCCAGGTGGCGGAAGTTGTGGTTGTTCCTCAGGAGGAGGCTGAGAAGGTTGTGTGTGAGAATGAGAAGGTTGTTGAGGGAGATGATAAGGTGAAGGAAGTGGATGAGGCGGAATCGAAGCCGAAAGCGGTTGAGAAGAGCTCTTCTTATAAGGAAGAGAGCAACTATCTCTCCgatttgaaggagttcgagaaGAAGGCGTTGAGCGAGCTGAAATCAAAGCTGGAGGAGGCCATTTTGGGCAACATTATCTTCAAGGAGAAGGAgccaaagaaggaggaggagaagaaggaagagaaaaaagtagccgaggaagagaagaaggaaGATACAGCAGAGGAGGGAGAAAAAACAGAGGAGGCAGTGAAaacagaggaggaggagaagaatgaagagaaaccAGAGGAGGAATGTGAAAAAAAGACGGAGGAAGTAGCTGAAGAGAACGAGAAGATGGCGGAAGAAGGCGAGGAGGCGAAGAAACCGGAAGACGGGTGTGAAGTAGTAGACAAGGATATCTCTCTTTGGGGAGTGCCACTTTTCCCCAGTAAGGGTTTCGAGGGCACTGATGTTGTTCTCTTGAAGTTCTTACGGGCTAGGGAGTTCAAGGTCAATGAAGCTTTCGAGATGCTGAAGAAAACGCTTCAATGGCGGAAGGAGTCCAAGATCGATTCGATTTTGGACGAGGATGTCTGTGCCGATCTGAGCTCTGCCGCTTACTTGAACGGCGTTGATCGCGAAGGCCACCCCGTTTGCTACAACATTTTCGGGGTATTCGACAACGAGGAGCTTTATCAGAAGACTTTTGGAAATGAGGAGAAGAGAGGGCAGTTCCTGAGGTGGAGGCTCCAGCTGATGGAGAAGAGCGTACAGAAGCTTGATCTGAGGCCTGGTGGTGTCACTTCTCTGCTTCAGATCAACGACCTCAAGAACTCTCCCGGGCCGGTGAAGAAGGAGCTCCGGATTGCCACAAAGCAAGCTGTTGGGCTTCTGCAGGACAACTACCCTGAGTTGGTTGCCAAAAAT ATCTTCATAAATGTTCCTTTCTGGTATTATGCACTTAATGCATTGCTATCTCCTTTCTTGACGCAAAGAACCAAGAGCAAGTTCGTCGTTGCTCGCCCCGCGAAGGTCACTGAAACCCTTCTCAA GTACATTCCAGCTCAGGAGATACCTGCTCAGTATGGCGGTTTCAAGAGGGACAACGACAAGGAGTTCTCTGCCGAAGATGGCGCTGTTTCGGAACTTATTCTTAGGGCTGGATCCACTGGAACCATCCAAATTGATGTAGCAGAG GTTGGTAGCACATTAGTGTGGGACTTGACTGTTTTGGGATGGGAAGTGAATTACAAGGAGGAGTTTGTTCCAACTGATGAGGGGTCGTACACCATTATTgttcagaagaagaagaaaatggggtCTAACGAAGGCCCAATTCGCAACACTTTCCGAAGCAACGAACCCGGGAAGGTTGTCCTGACAATCGAGAACAATTCGAGCAAGAAGAAGAGGGTTCTGTACCGGTACAAGGCCAACAAGTGCTCCACCTTCTGA
- the LOC137726798 gene encoding primase homolog protein-like isoform X1: MTPSLFLCRPLRLHTTLVFSKHHFPNSPLSSSNFTLVPVWSFSPSHSSNAPTPQGTAEKMEEQIVGVDKVDILKQKMEVIGILCTDYCVPGKYTNLLCPKCNGGPTMERSLSVHIVQKGDLAMWRCFRTNCSWADKVFADGRAAHNEVKKKVHYSGQMTEKSLKLEPLGEKLTAYFCERMISEETLRRNGVMQRSSNKDIIAFTYKRNGLLVACKYRTIEKSYWQEKASEKILYGIDDINDAAEIIIVEGEIDKLSLEEAGFCNCVSVPDGAPGKSSTKLPPVEKDTAYQYLWNCKQNLDKVSRIILATDNDKPGQALAKDIARRLGTHRCWQVSWPKKDEVSYYKDANEVLKDMGPDALRKVIENAEPYQLCTADQVVQSSDEHKPDKILASQ, translated from the exons ATGACTCCGTCTCTGTTTCTTTGTCGTCCACTCCGTCTCCACACCACACTCGTCTTCTCCAAACACCACTTTCCTAACAGTCCCTTATCATCATCAAATTTCACTTTAGTCCCTGTTTggtctttctctccctctcattCCAGCAATGCCCCCACTCCCCAAG GTACTGCAGAGAAAATGGAGGAGCAGATCGTGGGTGTGGATAAAGTCGATATCTTGAAGCAGAAAATGGAGGTTATTGGGATTCTCTGTACTGATTATTGTGTGCCTGGAAAGTATACTAATTTACTGTGTCCAAAG TGCAATGGTGGACCGACGATGGAGAGGAGTTTGTCTGTTCACATTGTCCAAAAGGG GGATTTGGCAATGTGGAGGTGTTTTCGAACAAATTGTAGTTGGGCTGACAAG GTATTTGCGGATGGCAGGGCAGCGCATAATGAGGTGAAGAAGAAAGTTCACTACTCTGGACAAATGACAGAGAAGAGCCTTAAGTTGGAACCACTAGGGGAAAAG CTAACTGCATACTTCTGTGAGCGAATGATATCTGAGGAAACTTTGCGCAGAAACGGTGTTATGCAACGTTCCAGTAATAAG GATATCATTGCATTTACTTATAAACGCAATGGACTGCTTGTTGCCTGCAAGTATCGAACCATAGAAAAAAGTTATTGGCAG GAGAAGGCGTCAGAGAAAATACTATATGGAATTGATGACATAAATGATGCAGCTGAAATTATCATT GTTGAAGGTGAAATTGACAAGCTTTCATTGGAGGAAGCTGGCTTCTGCAATTGTGTGAGTGTCCCTGATGGTGCACCGGGAAAAAGTTCTACTAAATTGCCACCAGTGGAAAAG GACACTGCATATCAGTATCTGTGGAATTGCAAACAGAATTTGGATAAG GTTTCTCGCATTATCCTGGCAACCGACAATGACAAACCAGGCCAAGCTTTGGCCAAAGATATAGCACGCCGCCTTGGGACACACAG ATGTTGGCAAGTAAGTTGGCCGAAGAAAGATGAAGTCAGCTATTACAAAGATGCTAATGAG GTTCTCAAGGACATGGGACCTGATGCTTTGAGAAAGGTAATCGAAAATGCAGAACCGTATCAGCTATGCACCGCAGACCAAGTAGTACAAAGTTCGGACGAGCATAAGCCGGATAAAATACTGGCTTCTCAGTAA
- the LOC137725753 gene encoding berberine bridge enzyme-like 8, translating into MLQMAFPRLPHILQLLVLLVLSTSWATSADPENFVHCLLNHSQPSHPIAPAIYSPNNASYSSVLESYIRNLRFNTSTTRKPFLILTALHESHVQISVVCAQIHNFQMKIRSGGHDYEGVSYVAEVPFFILDMFNLRSIHVDIKSETAWVQAGATLGEVYYRIAEKSKTHGFPAGVCPTVGVGGHFSGGGYGNMMRKYGLSVDNIVDAQLVNVHGELLDRKSMGEDLFWAVTGGGGASFGVVIAYKINLVRVPEIVTVFRVSRILEQNATDIVYRWQYIADKLDDDLFIRLTMDVVNVTSSNNSGGNNKTLRASFIAMFLRDSERLLSIMNKSFPELGLKQSDCAEMSWAQSVLFWTSFPTGTATEALLSRTPQVLTRLKRKSDYVKKPIPKTGLKWIFQKMIELEAPMLTFNPYGGKMSEISASATPFPHRAGNLWKVQYATNWDILGTKAADHYIELTRKLHMYMTPFVSKNPREAFYNYKDLDIGINHNANGISSYLEGRVYGIKYFKHNFDRLVNVKTKVDPGNFFRNEQSIPTLPH; encoded by the coding sequence ATGCTACAAATGGCATTTCCAAGGCTTCCACATATCTTACAGCTTTTAGTTCTTTTGGTTCTATCTACTTCATGGGCAACTTCAGCTGATCCTGAGAACTTTGTTCATTGCCTTCTAAACCATTCCCAACCTTCTCACCCAATTGCCCCAGCAATTTACTCTCCCAACAATGCTTCCTACTCATCCGTTTTGGAATCTTACATCCGAAACCTCCGATTCAACACATCTACAACCCGAAAACCCTTCCTCATCCTCACTGCATTGCATGAGTCCCACGTGCAAATATCCGTTGTTTGTGCCCAgatccataacttccaaatgaagaTTAGAAGTGGAGGCCATGATTACGAGGGTGTATCGTACGTGGCTGAAGTTCCATTCTTCATCCTCGACATGTTTAATCTTCGGTCCATCCACGTAGACATCAAATCCGAGACTGCATGGGTCCAGGCGGGGGCTACTCTTGGTGAAGTTTACTATAGAATTGCCGAGAAAAGCAAAACCCATGGCTTTCCCGCTGGTGTTTGCCCTACAGTTGGCGTTGGAGGCCATTTCAGTGGCGGTGGATATGGTAATATGATGAGAAAGTACGGCTTGTCAGTTGACAACATAGTTGATGCACAACTTGTGAATGTGCATGGTGAACTTCTCGACCGAAAATCAATGGGAGAAGACCTTTTTTGGGCCGTTACAGGAGGCGGAGGAGCCAGCTTTGGAGTTGTGATCGCGTATAAAATTAATCTTGTACGCGTTCCAGAAATAGTTACTGTTTTCAGGGTTTCAAGAATCCTGGAACAAAATGCGACAGACATTGTCTACCGTTGGCAATATATCGCGGATAAGCTTGACGATGACTTGTTCATCAGGCTTACCATGGATGTTGTAAATGTTACTAGTTCAAATAATAGTGGAGGAAACAATAAGACTCTTAGGGCTTCATTTATTGCCATGTTTCTCCGAGACTCTGAGAGGCTCCTTTCAATCATGAACAAGAGCTTCCCTGAATTGGGTTTGAAGCAATCTGATTGCGCCGAAATGAGCTGGGCTCAATCTGTGCTTTTCTGGACGAGCTTCCCAACTGGGACTGCTACTGAAGCTTTGCTTTCTAGAACACCTCAAGTTCTTACACGCTTGAAGAGAAAATCAGACTATGTCAAAAAACCAATTCCAAAAACTGGTTTGAAGTGGATTTTTCAGAAAATGATTGAGCTTGAGGCACCAATGTTGACCTTTAACCCCTACGGCGGAAAAATGAGTGAGATATCGGCGTCGGCAACTCCATTTCCTCATAGAGCTGGGAATCTTTGGAAGGTTCAGTATGCAACAAACTGGGACATACTAGGGACCAAGGCAGCAGATCATTATATTGAATTGACAAGAAAGCTCCACATGTACATGACTCCTTTTGTTTCCAAAAATCCAAGGGAAGCCTTTTACAACTACAAGGATCTTGACATTGGGATCAACCATAATGCTAATGGCATTTCAAGCTATTTGGAGGGGAGAGTTTATGGCATTAAGTACTTCAAGCATAACTTTGATAGGTTGGTGAATGTGAAGACCAAGGTCGATCCTGGTAATTTCTTTAGGAATGAACAAAGTATCCCAACCCTTCCACACTAA
- the LOC137726798 gene encoding primase homolog protein-like isoform X2 — protein MTPSLFLCRPLRLHTTLVFSKHHFPNSPLSSSNFTLVPVWSFSPSHSSNAPTPQGTAEKMEEQIVGVDKVDILKQKMEVIGILCTDYCVPGKYTNLLCPKCNGGPTMERSLSVHIVQKGDLAMWRCFRTNCSWADKVFADGRAAHNEVKKKVHYSGQMTEKSLKLEPLGEKLTAYFCERMISEETLRRNGVMQRSSNKEKASEKILYGIDDINDAAEIIIVEGEIDKLSLEEAGFCNCVSVPDGAPGKSSTKLPPVEKDTAYQYLWNCKQNLDKVSRIILATDNDKPGQALAKDIARRLGTHRCWQVSWPKKDEVSYYKDANEVLKDMGPDALRKVIENAEPYQLCTADQVVQSSDEHKPDKILASQ, from the exons ATGACTCCGTCTCTGTTTCTTTGTCGTCCACTCCGTCTCCACACCACACTCGTCTTCTCCAAACACCACTTTCCTAACAGTCCCTTATCATCATCAAATTTCACTTTAGTCCCTGTTTggtctttctctccctctcattCCAGCAATGCCCCCACTCCCCAAG GTACTGCAGAGAAAATGGAGGAGCAGATCGTGGGTGTGGATAAAGTCGATATCTTGAAGCAGAAAATGGAGGTTATTGGGATTCTCTGTACTGATTATTGTGTGCCTGGAAAGTATACTAATTTACTGTGTCCAAAG TGCAATGGTGGACCGACGATGGAGAGGAGTTTGTCTGTTCACATTGTCCAAAAGGG GGATTTGGCAATGTGGAGGTGTTTTCGAACAAATTGTAGTTGGGCTGACAAG GTATTTGCGGATGGCAGGGCAGCGCATAATGAGGTGAAGAAGAAAGTTCACTACTCTGGACAAATGACAGAGAAGAGCCTTAAGTTGGAACCACTAGGGGAAAAG CTAACTGCATACTTCTGTGAGCGAATGATATCTGAGGAAACTTTGCGCAGAAACGGTGTTATGCAACGTTCCAGTAATAAG GAGAAGGCGTCAGAGAAAATACTATATGGAATTGATGACATAAATGATGCAGCTGAAATTATCATT GTTGAAGGTGAAATTGACAAGCTTTCATTGGAGGAAGCTGGCTTCTGCAATTGTGTGAGTGTCCCTGATGGTGCACCGGGAAAAAGTTCTACTAAATTGCCACCAGTGGAAAAG GACACTGCATATCAGTATCTGTGGAATTGCAAACAGAATTTGGATAAG GTTTCTCGCATTATCCTGGCAACCGACAATGACAAACCAGGCCAAGCTTTGGCCAAAGATATAGCACGCCGCCTTGGGACACACAG ATGTTGGCAAGTAAGTTGGCCGAAGAAAGATGAAGTCAGCTATTACAAAGATGCTAATGAG GTTCTCAAGGACATGGGACCTGATGCTTTGAGAAAGGTAATCGAAAATGCAGAACCGTATCAGCTATGCACCGCAGACCAAGTAGTACAAAGTTCGGACGAGCATAAGCCGGATAAAATACTGGCTTCTCAGTAA
- the LOC137726645 gene encoding berberine bridge enzyme-like 8, with translation MLQMAIPRLPHILQLSVLVLLSISWAVSASASADHETFVDCLLNHSQPSHPIAPAIHTSNNASYSSILESYIRNLRFNTSTTRKPFLILTALHESHVQISVVCAQIHNFQMKIRSGGHDFEGLSYVAEFPFFILDMFNLRSIHVDIKSETAWVQAGATLGELYYRIAEKSKIHGFPAGVCPTVGVGGHFSGGGYGNMMRKYALSVDNIVDAQLVNVHGKLLDRKSMGEDLFWAITGGGGASFGVVIAYKINLVRVPETVTVFKVPRTLEQNATDIVYRWQYIADKLDNDLFIRLIMDIVNGTTSNSSGENNKTLRASFIAMFLGDSERLLSIMDKSFPELGVKQSDCNEMSWAQSVLFWTSFPTGTATEALLSRTPQVLTHFKRKSDYVKKPIPKAGLKWIFQKMIELEAPLLTFNPHGGKMSEISASATPFPHRAGNLWMVQYATNWNIQGTEASDHYIDLTRKLYMYMTPFVSKNPREAFYSYKDLDIGTNHNANGIASYLEGRVFGIKYFRHNFDRLVNVKTKVDPGNFFRNEQSIPPLPYSHYLASCCACFFSLALGLVMYIFNQPKN, from the coding sequence ATGCTACAAATGGCAATTCCAAGGCTTCCCCATATCTTACAGCTTTCAGTTCTTGTGCTACTATCTATTTCATGGGCAGTTTCAGCTTCAGCTTCAGCTGATCATGAGACCTTTGTTGATTGCCTTCTAAACCATTCCCAACCCTCTCACCCAATTGCCCCAGCAATTCACACTTCCAACAATGCTTCCTACTCATCCATTTTGGAATCTTACATCCGAAACCTCCGATTCAACACATCTACAACCCGAAAACCCTTCCTCATCCTCACTGCATTGCATGAGTCCCACGTGCAAATATCCGTTGTTTGTGCCCAAatccataacttccaaatgaagaTTAGAAGTGGAGGCCATGATTTCGAGGGTTTATCATACGTGGCTGAATTTCCATTCTTCATCCTCGACATGTTTAATCTTCGATCCATCCACGTAGACATCAAATCCGAGACTGCATGGGTCCAGGCTGGGGCTACTCTTGGTGAACTTTACTATAGAATTGCTGAGAAAAGCAAAATCCATGGCTTTCCCGCTGGTGTTTGCCCTACAGTTGGTGTTGGAGGCCACTTCAGTGGCGGTGGATACGGTAATATGATGAGAAAGTACGCCTTGTCAGTTGACAACATAGTTGATGCACAACTTGTAAATGTGCACGGTAAACTTCTCGACCGAAAATCAATGGGAGAAGACCTTTTTTGGGCCATTACCGGAGGCGGAGGAGCCAGCTTTGGAGTTGTGATCGCGTACAAAATTAATCTTGTACGCGTTCCAGAAACAGTTACTGTTTTCAAGGTTCCGAGAACCCTGGAACAAAATGCAACGGACATTGTCTATCGTTGGCAATATATCGCGGATAAGCTTGACAATGACTTGTTCATCAGGCTTATCATGGATATTGTAAATGGTACTACTTCAAATAGTAGTGGAGAAAACAATAAGACTCTTAGAGCTTCATTTATTGCCATGTTTCTCGGAGACTCTGAGAGGCTTCTCTCAATCATGGACAAGAGCTTCCCTGAATTGGGTGTGAAGCAATCTGATTGCAATGAAATGAGCTGGGCTCAATCTGTGCTTTTCTGGACGAGCTTCCCAACCGGGACAGCAACTGAAGCTTTGCTTTCAAGAACACCTCAAGTGCTTACACACTTCAAGAGGAAGTCAGACTATGTCAAAAAACCAATTCCAAAAGCTGGTTTGAAGTGGATTTTTCAGAAAATGATTGAGCTTGAGGCACCATTGTTGACCTTCAACCCCCACGGCGGGAAAATGAGTGAGATATCAGCATCGGCAACTCCATTTCCTCATAGAGCTGGGAATCTCTGGATGGTTCAGTATGCAACAAACTGGAACATACAAGGGACTGAGGCATCAGATCATTATATTGATCTGACAAGAAAGCTCTACATGTACATGACTCCTTTTGTTTCCAAGAATCCGAGGGAAGCCTTTTACAGCTACAAGGATCTTGACATTGGGACCAACCATAATGCTAATGGCATTGCAAGCTATTTGGAGGGGAGAGTTTTTGGCATTAAGTACTTCAGGCATAACTTTGATAGGTTGGTGAATGTGAAGACAAAGGTCGACCCTGGTAATTTCTTTAGGAATGAACAAAGTATCCCACCACTTCCATACAGTCATTATTTAGCTTCTTGTTGtgcatgttttttttctcttgctTTGGGGTTAGTTATGTACATCTTTAATCAGCCAAAGaactaa